The Nodularia sp. LEGE 06071 genome has a segment encoding these proteins:
- a CDS encoding FAD-binding protein — MNNVLADLKQIISGEVSNKKSELEAVSQDFGNIVKKQPQVVIRPQNSSDIAAAIKYAAKQGLTISSRAAGHSLSGQSLNQGGILLDMRNLNQIDEFKPNELWFQADPGVTWKQVVDIAIPDGVIPPVLTNNFEVTLGGTLSAGGLGLSSFRYGSQADNCLGLEVVTGTGEIVWCTPEENSELFYHVLCGYGQFGIITKVKNRLRKYRPYTRSYFLCYDDLDQLLHDARRLVSEGRIDGLVSLFSPCLQGISRKENQMKPLIQWFYRMQITIEVDSVHEINEAELLGSLNFYRHIHTEDLTFEKFIQPLGQVPHPVNTANTWIDVLLPASRAKEFIDIAIQRLPGFVDFRTVPVGSFCLNSCKHKMPMFPLPDDELIIGLGMYPTIPKAQVQVVLEQLNLLTDLGLQMGGKRYMATWADFDLPRWRSQFGNYWSTVNDMKRKYDPCGILNPGFFKYEQLVETGANRNPTPSPSPQARRGTGI; from the coding sequence ATGAACAACGTTCTCGCTGATTTAAAACAGATTATTTCTGGGGAAGTTAGTAATAAGAAATCAGAGTTAGAAGCAGTTTCTCAGGATTTTGGAAACATTGTTAAAAAACAGCCTCAAGTTGTGATTCGTCCGCAAAATTCGAGTGATATTGCTGCTGCAATTAAATATGCTGCTAAACAAGGTTTAACAATTTCTTCACGGGCTGCGGGACATTCTTTAAGTGGTCAATCTTTGAATCAAGGCGGAATCCTCTTAGATATGAGGAATCTGAATCAAATTGATGAATTTAAACCCAATGAACTTTGGTTTCAAGCTGATCCTGGTGTGACTTGGAAGCAAGTTGTTGATATTGCTATACCTGATGGTGTGATTCCACCTGTCCTGACTAATAACTTTGAAGTCACTTTGGGGGGAACTCTCTCGGCTGGTGGTTTAGGTTTGAGTTCTTTTCGTTACGGTTCTCAAGCTGATAATTGTTTGGGTTTGGAAGTTGTTACTGGTACTGGTGAGATTGTTTGGTGTACACCAGAAGAAAATAGCGAACTTTTTTATCATGTTCTGTGTGGTTATGGTCAGTTTGGTATCATCACTAAAGTAAAAAATCGTTTAAGAAAATATCGCCCTTACACTCGCAGTTATTTTCTTTGCTATGACGATTTAGATCAGCTTTTACATGATGCACGTCGTCTGGTTTCAGAAGGTCGGATTGATGGTTTGGTATCTTTATTTTCACCCTGTTTACAAGGAATAAGCAGGAAAGAAAATCAGATGAAACCTTTAATTCAATGGTTCTACAGGATGCAAATTACGATAGAAGTTGATTCTGTACATGAGATAAATGAGGCAGAATTGCTTGGTAGTTTAAATTTTTATCGTCATATCCACACGGAAGACTTGACCTTTGAGAAGTTCATTCAACCATTAGGTCAAGTTCCTCATCCTGTAAATACTGCTAATACTTGGATAGATGTACTTTTACCAGCTTCTAGGGCAAAGGAATTTATTGATATTGCTATCCAGCGTTTACCTGGGTTTGTTGATTTTCGCACCGTACCTGTAGGTTCGTTTTGTCTCAATTCTTGTAAGCATAAAATGCCAATGTTTCCTTTACCTGATGATGAGTTAATTATCGGGTTGGGAATGTATCCGACTATTCCGAAAGCTCAGGTTCAAGTTGTGTTAGAGCAGTTAAATTTACTCACTGATTTGGGTTTGCAAATGGGCGGAAAAAGATATATGGCGACTTGGGCGGATTTTGATTTGCCAAGATGGCGATCGCAATTCGGGAATTACTGGTCTACTGTCAATGACATGAAACGCAAGTATGACCCTTGTGGGATTCTGAATCCTGGTTTCTTTAAGTATGAACAGCTTGTGGAGACAGGGGCGAATAGGAACCCCACCCCTAGCCCCTCCCCGCAAGCGAGGAGGGGGACAGGAATTTAA